In a genomic window of Diabrotica undecimpunctata isolate CICGRU chromosome 2, icDiaUnde3, whole genome shotgun sequence:
- the LOC140434352 gene encoding death-associated protein 1, which translates to MSSPKQESALKAGHPPAVKAGGMRITQHKTRKDSGGIAEDVTGITVSGSPPKTTTVSGAVVKGHADFPAEAVQSFHKEKPPVNHPAKPLAHIQQPRK; encoded by the exons atgtcGAGTCCAAAGCAAGAATCTGCCCTAAAAGCAGGTCACCCTCCTGCAG ttaaagCTGGCGGTATGAGGATAACTCAACACAAAACAAGAAAAGATTCCGGAGGCATAGCTGAAGATGTCACCGGTATCACAGTCTCTGGCAGTCCACCGAAAACGACTACCGTTTCTGGTGCGGTCGTCAAGGGACACGCCGATTTTCCTGCGGAAGCAGTGCAAAGTTTTCACAAAGAAAAGCCCCCAGTAAACCATCCCGCCAAGCCATTGGCTCACATCCAACAACCCAGGAAATAG
- the LOC140434353 gene encoding nucleolar protein 9: MESNSSENSQKRNNRKRKKSFLKNARKYAKKGHFGRGSQLDSDTYHYFVKILETFKEGFDTDEDKQVFANNVFAQTEDQEVNCSCNQVGCRVVELLLPFANDDILKKFMVAFSEDMRPLISDRFASHVLECLVSESCKRTLNNKVPEASRTEYQNFAIKVSKFLLNNLEDYIWDTCGNHVIRSCLRHLIQMPVDKKNETVVKVEVPNEFSEIVKECGQRIISWPQFKEMCMSDLTSGFLQVLMKCLKIVDSKMLKLYLKKLTKEVFVNNSEQIEQTNILPPAFGSQSIIMLTETALQLSNTKLFTQLYTSCFAGHLSKLATKRITNFAVQKLIQHSEQKEEFESIFDELVDHFPEIIKVGHSGVILALAEACKRLCTKQGSFVQNLMKAFDCFEPEERQNSFILCLSRFVMYEVNLNMSVDNLQKEKLNLHGTLILQKLLDFNKPIKIVNALLSLEQNTLKDLFSNTMGSHIVDAYVKGLFVGEKSREKLVRKMMGMYKDLAVSKFGSRSFEALWNAASLKFKLQIMEELSHKDGIWVHSDFGKIISQKVNFVTFKRNKEEWKNSLNKNKGNKDEEMLAEILK, from the coding sequence ATGGAATCAAATTCATCTGAGAATTCTCAAAAGAGAAATAACAGAAAAAGAAAGAAGTCTTTTCTAAAAAATGCAAGAAAATATGCCAAGAAAGGACACTTTGGAAGAGGCTCACAATTGGATTCTGATACATATCATTACTTCGTAAAAATATTAGAAACTTTTAAAGAAGGTTTTGATACAGATGAGGATAAACAagtttttgctaataatgtattTGCACAAACTGAAGACCAAGAAGTTAATTGTTCTTGTAATCAAGTGGGATGCAGAGTTGTGGAATTACTGTTACCTTTTGCCAATGATGACATATTGAAGAAATTCATGGTTGCCTTTAGTGAAGATATGAGACCTCTAATCAGTGATAGATTTGCAAGCCATGTATTAGAATGTCTTGTTTCTGAAAGTTGTAAAAGAACTTTAAATAACAAAGTGCCAGAAGCATCAAGAACAGAGTATCAGAATTTTGCTATTAAAGTTAGTAAGTTCTTGTTAAACAATCTAGAGGATTATATATGGGATACGTGTGGGAATCATGTCATAAGAAGTTGTCTTAGACATTTAATACAGATGCCTGTTGATAAAAAGAATGAAACAGTGGTAAAAGTTGAAGTTCCAAATGAATTTTCTGAGATTGTTAAAGAATGTGGTCAAAGAATTATTAGTTGGCCTCAATTTAAAGAAATGTGTATGTCTGATTTAACATCAGGGTTCTTACAAGTCTTGATGAAATGCTTAAAAATAGTGGATtctaaaatgttaaaattgtatttaaaaaagctAACCAAAGAAGTTTTTGTTAATAATAGTGAACAAATAGAACAAACTAATATATTACCTCCTGCATTTGGTTCACAATCTATAATCATGCTTACAGAAACTGCATTACAACTATCAAATACAAAGTTATTCACACAACTATATACTTCTTGTTTTGCTGGTCACCTTTCTAAACTAGCTACTAAGAGGATTACAAATTTTGCTGTACAAAAATTAATACAACATAGTGAGCAAAAGGAGGAATTTGAGTCTATTTTTGATGAACTTGTAGATCATTTTCCTGAAATTATAAAAGTAGGCCATTCTGGAGTGATCCTAGCTTTGGCAGAAGCATGTAAAAGACTTTGTACCAAACAAGGAAGTTTTGTCCAAAATTTAATGAAAGCATTTGACTGTTTTGAGCCAGAGGAAAGACAAAATAGTTTCATTTTGTGTTTAAGTAGATTTGTAATGTATGAAGTTAATCTTAATATGAGTGTGGACAatctacaaaaagaaaaattgaatTTACATGGAACCTTGATTCTACAGAAACTCCTGGATTTTAACAAACCAATCAAAATAGTAAATGCCTTGTTAAGTTTAGAACAAAATACTCTCAAAGATTTATTTTCGAATACTATGGGAAGCCATATTGTAGATGCTTATGTCAAGGGTTTGTTTGTTGGGGAGAAAAGCAGAGAAAAGTTGGTTAGAAAAATGATGGGTATGTACAAAGACTTAGCTGTTAGTAAATTTGGTTCTAGGAGTTTTGAGGCATTATGGAATGCTGCCAGTCTAAAATTCAAATTGCAAATTATGGAAGAACTATCACACAAAGATGGCATCTGGGTACACTCAGATTTTGGAAAAATTATATCTCAAAAAGTTAATTTTGTaacttttaaaagaaacaaagaagaatggAAGAACTCTCTAAACAAAAATAAAGGGAATAAGgatgaagagatgttagcagaaatcCTCAAATAA